The Polyangium mundeleinium genome contains the following window.
CAGGAGACGGCGGCCGGGCTGCTCGCGGAGACGGTGGCTTCGCTCGACGCGGGAGAGAGGCTCCCGTTCTGGCCGATGGTGGTCGATGCGTCGGGCATTCATTACGGCAGAGGCGCTTCGCGGTGGAATGATGTCGACGCCATGCAGCTCTCGTTCCGGTGGCTCGAAGTGCGGCTCGCCTCGGGCAATCGGATCTTGCTCCCGACCGAGGACGTGCGAAACGTGGGCGTCCTGCTCGCCGTGGCGGCGCGGTTCGGAATCGGTCGATTGGCGGGGGGTCCGGCCTAACCGCGCTTGTCCCCGCGCTCCCGCGCCCAGTTCATGATCCGGATCAGGAAGAGCCCCGCGAGCACGGCCCCGTAGAGCGCTGGCTCCGTCACGTCCTTCTTCACCCGCATCACGAAATGCACGACGCCGAGGATCGCGACCACGTACGCGAGCCTGTGCAATCGTTTCCACCGGGCGAACCCCATCCACTTGAGGGCTCTTGCGGTCGACGTCGCGGCCAGCGGGAGGAGCAGGACGAACCCGGCGAACCCCACGAGGATGAACGGGCGCTTCGTGATGTCCTCGACGATCGCGCGCAGGGCGAGCGATTGATCGACGACCGCGTAGACCAGGAAATGCGCGCAGACGTAAAAGAAGCCGAGCAGACCGAGCGATTTGCGAATGCGGATCGGCCATTTCCAGGCGGTGA
Protein-coding sequences here:
- a CDS encoding sulfite oxidase heme-binding subunit YedZ — protein: MAASVLPTPDKPAAPRAGAGKLGWLVPAIVTGGLVPAVVLAARAARGDLGANPIAEAMNQLGLLALVLLVLSLAATPLQIVTAWKWPIRIRKSLGLLGFFYVCAHFLVYAVVDQSLALRAIVEDITKRPFILVGFAGFVLLLPLAATSTARALKWMGFARWKRLHRLAYVVAILGVVHFVMRVKKDVTEPALYGAVLAGLFLIRIMNWARERGDKRG